Sequence from the Leptospira dzoumogneensis genome:
GTTAAATTATAATTTCACGAAAGAGTTTCAAGATTTGGAAAGTCTTTGGATAGACCTTGCAGCGATCTCTTTTCTAAGATCTTGGGCCTTTTTCTTAGATGCCCTAGTTTCTGAAACTAGGTCCGCGTTGGCTGTTTTAGGATGCCCGCTTAAAAAAGGAGGTTCGGGGTTGTATTCGATCATAAGTTGGATTTCTTCTGCGGCGTTTTGGCCCTGGATCTCTGCTACCACCTGGAGCGCAAAATCGATCCCTGCAGTGACTCCTCCTCCAGTGATTCGATCTCGATCGATGATTACTCTATCTTCTTTCACATCGATTTGGGGAAAAAGTTTTAGCACATCCAAGGAGAGCCAATGTGTGGTGGCTTTGTATCCATTTAATAAACCTGCTGCGGCAAGAACCAAAGAACCGGTGCATACAGAACTAATGTATTTGGAGGATTTAGATTTTTCCCTCAGCCAGTTTAGGATCTTTTCGTTTTCCATGAGTCGATTCACACCGAGTCCGCCTGGAACTAAAACCAGATCCAAATTTAAGTTTTCTTCCAGACTTTTGTCCGGAAGAATGAAAAGTCCTCTTTCAGAAGGAATTGGTTCTTTGGTTTCTGCAATTACGTAAACTTTGGAATTTTTCATTCTGGAAAATACTTCGTAAGGACCTACAAAATCCAGAGGAGTTAAATCAGGAAAGATAAGTAATCCGATATTGAACGATTCTTGCATAGATATATGGGATATGATTCGGGAGAGTCTTCAAGTCGAATTCGAAGGAAAATTTTCTTCCTCTGCCACTCTAATGAGAGGTGGATGAAAACCTTTTTTAGGAAATTCAAATGAAGGGGAGAAGTTACACTAATTGATAAATATCTGGGATATTCGGGGAATATCTTCCCAATATCCTAATTTGGTATATTCCGAATTGGGAAGTAGAATTAGTTTTGCTTGGCTAAAACAATCTACACCGAAGAATATAAGATTTTCCAAAAGTTGCTAAAGAAAGCGCGGGAAGAAGCGGGCCTGACCCAAGTGGATGTTGCCGAAGCGCTCAAAACACCACAATCTTTCATTTCAAAAGTAGAGGCTGGAGACAGAAGGATAGACGTTATCGAATTCTGGAACCTGGCAAAACTATATAAAAAGCCGGTGGATTTCTTCTTCAAGTTTGATGATAAATCAGAACTTAAATCCAAGAAAAAGTCTCTCAAAGCTGCAAGCTCTACTAAAAGAAAGTCCAAATAACTTATATCAATCGATCCGTTGGACTTCCAACCAAATATCTTTCTTAGAAAAGAATAGCCAAGAACCGCGGTTCTTGTAAAAAAATCCAATTGCCTTTTAGGCAAAAAGCTAAATGAAATCGAATCGAATCTTATATCCCTGGGCCTATTGGGTCGTACTGATCTTTATTGCATTTTTTTCCTTTTGGGCAGGAAGATTCGGTTTAGAAAAT
This genomic interval carries:
- a CDS encoding DJ-1/PfpI family protein; protein product: MQESFNIGLLIFPDLTPLDFVGPYEVFSRMKNSKVYVIAETKEPIPSERGLFILPDKSLEENLNLDLVLVPGGLGVNRLMENEKILNWLREKSKSSKYISSVCTGSLVLAAAGLLNGYKATTHWLSLDVLKLFPQIDVKEDRVIIDRDRITGGGVTAGIDFALQVVAEIQGQNAAEEIQLMIEYNPEPPFLSGHPKTANADLVSETRASKKKAQDLRKEIAARSIQRLSKS
- a CDS encoding helix-turn-helix domain-containing protein, which codes for MAKTIYTEEYKIFQKLLKKAREEAGLTQVDVAEALKTPQSFISKVEAGDRRIDVIEFWNLAKLYKKPVDFFFKFDDKSELKSKKKSLKAASSTKRKSK